CGGCGTCCCCTGAGTATGAGCGCCTGGACGATCGCGTTCTTGAGACGACGGTGCGCCTGCTCGACCACGCCGTTCTCGTGAGATGAGCGCGGGTTGGTCCTGGTGGCCTCCACTCCATAGTGGGCNNNNNNNNNNNNNNNNNNNNNNNNNNNNNNNNNNNNNNNNNNNNNNNNNNNNNNNNNNNNNNNNNNNNNNNNNNNNNNNNNNNNNNNNNNNNNNNNNNNNNNNNNNNNNNNNNNNNNNNNNNNCCGAACGTCTCCCCGAAGCACACCTCGGCGTATCGCCAACCGGAGTGACTCAGCACGAACTGGAACAGCAGATGCCTGAAGGGCTCTCCACCGATGGTCACTCCCAACTCCCCACAGTGGGTGAAGTCCACCTGCGCCTCACGACCAGGTGGATGTTCCTGCTGGAAGTACACCTCCTTGTCCGGCCCATGAAGGGCCCTGTGGTCTCTCATCCTGCGCTGGAGCGTCCTGAGTTGGGACCTTCCGAACCTGCCTGGGTGTCTCTCATCGAGCCACTCCAGGATGGTTGTCGCGCTCAGCTCACCGTCGGGGTCGGTCAGCAGCAGCGGCACGACATCGCTCTCCCATACGTCGACGAAGGGGTCCGGCCTGCTTCTCCACCTTCGCCGGGCCCTCTTCCTATCCGACGGCAGATCCCCACGCTGCCACTTCCTTGCCGATCTCTCGCTCATAGCGGCTGTAGCTGCCGCTGACTGCTGTGTCTTCCCTTCCATCAATCTCTGCCTCAGTAGAACTACCTGTTGATCTGTGATCAATCTGGCACCTCCTGGGTACCAGATCATCGT
The nucleotide sequence above comes from Dehalococcoidia bacterium. Encoded proteins:
- a CDS encoding IS21 family transposase yields the protein MITDQQVVLLRQRLMEGKTQQSAAATAAMSERSARKWQRGDLPSDRKRARRRWRSRPDPFVDVWESDVVPLLLTDPDGELSATTILEWLDERHPGRFGRSQLRTLQRRMRDHRALHGPDKEVYFQQEHPPGREAQVDFTHCGELGVTIGGEPFRHLLFQFVLSHSGWRYAEVCFGETFG